Part of the Misgurnus anguillicaudatus chromosome 25, ASM2758022v2, whole genome shotgun sequence genome, AGATGTCTTGGATGACCaggtatattttttgtataaatgATCTCACCTGTCTCTGGGTGACATCAGGCTCCCACAGTGTACACAGAACTACATTAGCACGTTCAACCAGCTTTGCATTGGGCCATTGACTTTTCAATCTTCTCACGGCATCCTCTTCCTTCACACCATCACGCTGGACTATACGCTTCACCGCCTGAATGCATACAGTTAACCTGACGTATTGTCTATTTTACATGTGCATACCAGTTGATTATTTATGAGGTATTACTAAATTAAAAGGCCAGACATAATAGTGCAGGATTTGTAATATTTCAATATTTCATTTTAACATCAAAAcctcattttatttaaaataaagactTGAAATACTGaatgcaattatttttacaataaGAATGTATGTGTTAACATTAGTCAAtgtattagctaacatgaaccaaCAATAAGCAATATAGTTTATCAGCACTTtattaacccttatgtgttgttggggatTTTTTCATCCACAAGTAGGTTTTTTTACTCTTAATTTGTCCACAACTTTCTCTCAGTTTTAGcaaattgaatgatttttggtgacaaatcttatatttacatatattttaagaaaatgctttgaattttgaaaaaaactcaaccatataccgtgggcaaatttactacccttttgTGTTGtggctataaaaatgtatcggttgaatatttttaccatttttttttataaatctgttaatcaaccttgttctgatcaaaactaccaaatcttcataaaaattccatgattttaactctttaattgccaagtttattagtggtgtcactgatttggggggaAAAACGCgcacaaaatgacagattttaaatataaaaagtgattgcaacctggattttttaaaacctttttcacAATCGTGGGCATGTCAGaaattggtaaaaacattggctttgaagcatttttagtttgtgtgtgtgtgtttttgagtTCATTGTTCAGTTTACTtgaagttgtttttgtgttaataaTAGATGATGTTCAGAAATCTGATGCAGAGaagatttttacagaaaatctttttttcacgcacgcacacacacacacacacacacacacgcttttATTATGGAGTTACACTCCATAAAAAAcgtacaagccagaaattaagctttgttttttgcacagggctactaaagggttaatagtgtcacatggtgatcaacagtaaaaatgacaaatttgacctcttagcaaaaggaaaaaacaccaacattaaaaaatgcatgataaaaaggtataaaaataaatgagggagaaaaaaaaatttaaactgaTGCTACACAGAAACCGGATATGCTTCGGAGCCAATGTTTTTGCCAATCTTTGACGTGCCCAAGATTGTGAGGGGGGTTTGGAAAGATCCAGGTTGCAATCACTTTTTgtattgaaaatctgtcattttgtgcgtgttttttccccaaaaatcagtgacaccacttataaacttggcaattaaagagttaaaataatggaatttttgtgaagatttggtagttttgatcagtactgaggttgattaacagatttatttttaaaaaaattggtaaaaatattcatctgatTCATTTTTAtagccgtttaatttagtggatgttttcagtAAATTTGAAcgatgcacaagggttaaatgTTAGTTAATTCCAAGACAATTGTTCACGTTAGCTCATGCAACAACtactattaaaaaaatacaaccttattgtaaaatgttaccaaGAAAATATCCAgactgcatttaaaaaagcttagTACCTCTTCTTCTGGGACGGTAGCCACCCAAACCTCATGAACCAAATGTGTCCATCCTGCTTCAAGTAACACAGCTGCATCCACCACACAAACCTGCTTACCTGAAAACAGAAAATGAATCACAAACAAATAAGAGGATGCTCAGGTGATGCAAGAAAAGATGGACACATTTATCTCACCTTGTTCTTTAGCCAGTAGGATTTCTTTCTTTACCAGCTGTGCGATCTCTGGCCACACTATATCTGTCAGCGCTTTAAGACGTTCCTGAAATTACAAACATATACAACATGAACAGGATGGAAAAGCTTAATTAGATTTATCTGAAGTGTTGCTTTACCTGGTTACCAAAAACTTTTCCGCCAAGTATTCGTCTGTTAATGGTCTTATCCTCATTAAGTATATCTTACGAGAAAGAAGAAACAAAAATACAGGGCATTTCACTTTTGCAGGCACAGATTCTGTGTCATATGAATTTAAGAAATTTATTAGGCAATAGTGAAAAACCCTGTTCTGGCTGTTTTTACGACAACAACATTTAGTTGTCCTGAAACGCAAACTTTTGAAGACGTGTTATTGAAGTGCAATTTTTTGAAAACAACGCCTTGCACAAACGTCTTTGTGTAAACTGCAAATAGTAAACTTTGTGTTAATAGTCATGCAAAAGTTTAACTAAAACAACAACGGCAGCCCACTCactgtgtttgtgctgctcaaGATACTGAGTTTGTCCAACAAAGTTTGTCCACAAAATGTCCAGGGTCACTTAATAAATCTATATCTCAATGCTTTTGCTgtcttgattgtttgtatttatcgctCTGTAAAAGGATGTGTATATGCGCAGGCatgcagtgtttctttacaaagtaacatcgccAACTACATTCCTGGCACGCATAATGCAACAGTTGAAGTTGTTTAAGTGTTTAAGTTGTGTAAATGTGGATCTTTTCAATAACCTtgtgaaatttttcaaaaacgcaAAGGACAAAAACTTTTTAGTTTCAAGTACCATGTGTGAATGTAACCTAATACAACATACCTGAGCCGAACTCCTGCAGGACCTTATGGTAGGCAGATGTGCCGGGTAGATAAGCCTCATGACCAAGCTGATCGCAGTCGATCCGCGCGGCACCGAGACCCTCCAGTCTGAGCGCTATTGAACTTTTCCCCGACCCACTGCCCCCTGTCAGACCAATCACATACGGGTCTGGAGAGAGATCGGGTCGAGGCTGTAATACGAGAGAATATGATCAAGTTTAGGTAATTCACTTAATAAGAAGTCTTTTTTAACTATTCATCGTGTCCTAATAGACAGTTTATTTAACAGTACTTAGTCAATTTTCTAAGTTTGTTCATTTACCAAGAAAACATGATAAAAACTGAGAGTATGCGACCATGAAAAAAAGGCCTACTCTTTGTAGAAacagccaaaaatacattttatgggtCAACATAAcgatttttatgccaaaaatcattaggatattaaaggtgcagtgtgtaatttttagaaggatctcttgacagaaatgcaaaataatatacaaaactatatgatcaggggtgtataaagaccttttataatgaacggttatgtttttattaccttagaatgtgacgttttatctacatacactgagggtccccttacatggaagtcgccattttgtgcaaccatgtttctacagaagcccttaacggacaaacttgtttctgacaatgacatgtttgtcctgtggcggctaacgtagcttctctatacgtttcaaaagtgaggggtgagcagtggactaaggagacgcgtatcactgtatacatataaatttgttatcgtattggcgtttcatccacacggatccggcgttttgggagactgaattcgctattttttgaaaccgggtcctaaagtggataaatctgaaaccgacacccttgcggtttcgtctgtacagccaatccgtatattttgtgaagcgaaaacgtcatcacatcacgtgtcggaagcgtcacacgtaacagcaacaacaataacggcgaactacgtgattgtgttcgtgctacagaagctactaaagcctactagctttataaccgcaaaatctattgcttctatgcaattgtggtgaccaacaagcgataatggacaacaccatacgttggttatgcgcatgctcaaagtcttcttctccgtgtatagtgtatatctgtggcagaattacagcgccccatactggtccggcatatatactacaccgctttcagtcggtttcagtggtttcgtgtttacggatgatttttttagagcaagggaaaaaaaatgatcggatagggaatgcaccggcttcgtgtggacatagcctaagccgttggttgcaatgcgcaacctcaccactagatgccacaaaaatgtacacactgcacctttaagtaaagatcattaAAGATATGTAAATTTCCTACTTAacatatattaaaaatgtatttattattagtaatgtgtgttgcgaaggacttttctcaactttttaaaaggtgattttctgaatatttggattttttgcaccctcagattccagaatAGTCGTATCTCTgcaaaatattgtcctatcctaacaaaccatacatcaatggaaagatTATTCATTTAACTTTCTGATGTAAATCATAAATTCAAATTtatgaaatatataaaatagtGAAGGTGATGTTCATACAGATGGAGGTTTAAGCAGTGTGCCTAGTAATCTTGTTCTCAGGCTGGAAGAACTTATCTTCTCCTCCTCGATGTCAGCATGATGGGCGTCTTTAAGTAACTGTATCTCGTACAAAACAAGCTCTGCCAAACTCTATATGAAACACAAAAAATCACTagaacattaaaaataaaaagggtTAAGACTATAAAGAACCCAAATGATGGTACTATGGTTGCCATAGTAACAACTGCACTAATGCTACTAATAGAGTTATGTTTAAAAATCACAGCCCTCTAGTTATCATCAAATACATAGACGGCAATAAACATCTTtataaaattttacttttttgtttaaaagggAATTACATTAGTACATGTACAAAGAGGTTGTGGTACTGTGGTGTCCCACAATAACACATAAAAGATAAACATCTATTTATATATGCTCTATAACAACCAATAACGTAACTTCTCACATTTTCCACACGCTTCCTGTTGACAGCTTCACCTCCTCTTCTCGTCTCCTCGCTGACCACAATGCACTGAAGCTCCGGGTCACTTATGGAGGGACCGAAGGGGTCGGAGAGAGGAAAGATTTCATATTTCAAAGACGGTTTGACGTCGTTGAGAAACTCCCGCAGTCTGTGTACTCGATGATCGTACGGCTCGATCAGTTCTTTCAAGACTTTATCTACACATAAACATACAGCGGAAAGtcaaatatactgtaaaaaaagtcatgCAACCGTTACGTGAATTTGTCCCTGTAGAGTTATTCCTGTCAACTGTTTCTTTGTGGCTGCAATCTCTTTATCTTTTGGTGAAGCTATTCTACCACAAACATGACatacaacataaaaacatacacaaacatttGTGTCTCCGTACTTACTTTTTAATAATTCTTGGTCACATACACCAATGACAAAGCGTCTATTGGCCAGCAAACAAGAAATATTCAGCAGGGTCTTGTGGGCACCGTGTAGTCGATCAAAAGTACCGCCCACCACCACATCTGTAAATGACTGTAACTGTGTTTCCTTTCTTCCTCCTCTGTCATCATCTTCCTCACTTGTAACTTCTTCTAGTGTTGGTTGCAGAAGGACAGAAGAGAGACCTGGCGTGCAGACGTAGCAATGACCGGCGTACCTCTTCAGGCACTGGGTGACCGGCGAGGACTGGCCGGGGTCTTGGATGGGGAAGTCAGTCAACACGACCTCTGGTGAATGGGAGAGTGTTTGCGGGGTGGGAAAAGGTCCATTCGAAGCAGCCGAAGACATTCCCGATTGGGCACGGATGTTCGTGAGCAGCACCCTGACGTCCAGGTGCCCGCAGATGTCGGCTGCATTACTGTAAAGGCGAGAGATAAGAGAGCAGAGATCTACAACGGGCGGGATGTAGACGGGCCGCACCTGCCCACCTGTGCTTAGGTTGAGCCCAGGGTGGAGATGAACGTAAAGAGTGCGCTCAACCACCTGGGCGGCCGAGGTGAGGACGGGTGCTATGCGGAGAGGAAGGACGTGTAGTGGTGACGTAAGGACGAGGACACCTGTGCTGAACATGGACATGACTGACAGCTGATATGGCCACCTATTCCTTTAGGAAGCTGAAAGGATTGAATGACAGATGTGATTAAAACAGTGTGGATATGGATGGCTAAAGAAAAAACATgttgaattgttacttttttaagtaaaatgtttaCCACTTGATTTATACTTAACTCTTAACTTTCCAAAGTTAGCTGTTAGACTTCTAGCATGATATTCTTACTTGTAAACATTGCATTGTACACTGTTTATTGTTTGCTCTTTCATTTAAATGACGTTTTTACCCAAAGACAAAGTCACCTACAAAAGTAAGCaaaacaactttaaaggtggggtgcatgatctctgaaagccaatgttgacatttgatcacctaaacaaacacgcccctaccccaatagaatctggaccatCTTTTTATAGACCCACACCAAACCTACGcaacgatgtcagttagtagatgCGCACTTTACTGccgattggctacaagtgtgttttggtactcgtcctgactcccttttccaaagtgattttcaaaaatcaaGCACCGCGCCTTTAATTCatgtataaattaatataaatgtaaaacaattaatcgcaactaattatttgcaaaataaacatttttttaaatcgtgtgtatgtgtgtatcatgtataataattacgtatataaatacacacagatgcaagtatgtatttaagaaatatttacatgtatatatacatttttatattctatatataattataaattataaatgtataaataattatttagacataattattatacacagtacacacacacatatatatatttatttattttaaactgttaTTCTGCAaacacgattagtcgcgattattCGTTTTGCAGCACTTGGATatttaaacctaaaataaataaataaataatgattcaACCATGTAATTTGGGCTGTTGTATGCATGCATAAAGTTTAATGTTTAACTTCTCTTGCAaccttttttaatatataaccCACATATTGCAACTTAGCAGTTTTTgcattatataattattaaagacaatttcaatataacaaaaagaacattaaaatgTTCAATTAAATCTGACAGAAATGACTGTAATGAACAAAATAGAAATCCAACCGCATTACAGAAAAAGCTAAATGTCTTAAAGGAGTAACTTGATCTTGACAAGATTTCACAACAGACTGTAAAGTTTAACATTAATGCATGTAAcacgcacgcgcgcgcacacacctCAATCTATACTGAACATTACAGCTTTTGTATAAGAgtatataaaaatttaaatcacACCCATAACTACTGATGTATAAAATCAGCTGATCTCATATATTTATCCTGCACTGCAGCgaaaacaacacacacaagtgaTCCGGAACAGCACATTACTGTAAAATCATACATACCTACTTAGTGTAATATTGTTGCTTTTGGGCGTTTTGAGTCACTAAACGCGAAATAAAATCTCTGAAGGCAACTGCGTAACGTCGACATTCATCATTATGACTTTTATCAAGACTTGTTTTAGCTCACACAGGAGCCCAACCACGACCAGTCGACCTACGCAGCCATGTGCTAAAATACCGATCGCTGATTGGCTAACAGTTCCTGGCCCGGTGAATTATGGGAAACGCAGTTCGTAATGGGCTTCCTTTTCATCGACGTGTAAAAAGTGTATTTGCTATACATTCTCACATTTTTACTTGTTGACAACTATTGCACTTTCTtaagtttttcatatttttaactGCGCTTGTTTTGTagaagttttacatttaataagtTTTGCTTTGTGATGTCATCACTATCCAGACTGCTGGATTTCTTACTGATGAGCAAGCTGAAGAAACAACTTTTCATTTgctttaatattgtttttattgtaaagtattatgggcttatttttaaaattctgtaaacaatttttttgaaaaattctGTAGCTTATTACCCAAGAATTTTTTGTGACTCTTAGAAATTACACCATTCAATTGTAAATTTATAATGAACCTATAAATCTTTCTTGCCAAATATTACATTCATAAATGTACATTGTCAGCAAAAAAGTCCTCTTTTATGATTTTTATGAAAGATTCACTAATGTGAATTATATAAGGAAATCATCAAAAAATTAGTTAGGCTTTATTACTATTCTATATAACTTTGTTCATTAATTTCCTTTAGAAACCGCAAAATCCCGTATTATGGTGAGTTCATCACAACTTGAACCATAATTTTGTATGCTCAACTAATctgacacatttatatttaatcaactgcatgtattttttattatataggACAGGTTATCAGGACGAAACATATGTTGCTTGCTGTCATCTTTATGTTGGTGGTCTTATTTGTGATAGGGGTAAAAAGCAACCCCCTCGGAAATGACAAAAtctattttgaaatatgaacataGTGAGGATGAAACTAGTGaggattttttttgtctttgtaTACTGCATAACaatgtaattttattttctATAAGGATTGTTTTCGAAGAATTTAAACCAGAAGCAAATTATCTCTGTATGAGATGTCTTCTATAATATAATGAGAGTTTGATGATAGTTTTTTACAATATTACTACCAAAAGTTTTATGAAAAATCTggcttttatttcaaaatacaaaaatagcTTTGCAGTTGTAGCACACTAAGTTTTTGTCTTTGCTGGTTTTTACGAAACAGAAGATAGTCAGTCAGGTTCAGTCTAATCTCTGTCTAAACAAATATCAATAACCTAAAATTAAATTGCAATTAAAATTCTTAAGTCTAAATTTGTATCCTTTAGTAATAGACTAGCTATTACGTACAAAATGGCAAAAACTACCAATTTctactttttaaccacaaaaatatgtttaatctaatttttaacatatagcatctatattatatttttacccaaattcacattttgaaaatgtacagtatatacagttTATGTGCCATACAAAACAACCTGAAATGAAAGCAGCAACTTCTTAGACATCCAAGCATACCATCCATTTCAGTCATGCAGAAAAGTTGcactttacattattttcttgcatttttatgGTGGTAGCCAACCTCAATACGGTGATGGGGCCATCttcaaaaaatgtttaactttaaacCGGATGTCATTTAGGTAGCAAGCTATAAACATGTCGACCACTTAACTAACTGTATTATAAATTGCTCTGCAAGTTGCCTTTCAAACACTGTCAGTGgtgtttacaaaaaacattaaaagaaatTGTATAGACGCTGCACTTTGATTGTATATCAATTTGATATATAATGATTCATGGATCATTTCTGTGATTCAAAAATGTGTTGTCATTAACCTTTTCATCGCATAAGGATAGTATTTCAAGAAGATTCGGTGTGCAATGTCAAAAGTGTCTCCTATTGGTTTGGAGGGATATTTTCTCTGGTTGAAGACAAACCCTTTCTCAACCTGAAACACAGCTTGGTTGAAGACATCCTGTTTGAAGGGCCTTGCCCTGTCAAGACACTCCACTAATGTATTGACAAACAAAGCCCAACGTTGTAAATAATAGTCCTCCACCAGACCACCCCACTCTTTGCTGGCATAGTCCAGGATGTTGCCATCGGGTCCCCAAAGGGTGATCTGATTTCGTGCATTGAAATCGTACAGCTGAGCTTCGTGTTCGTCCAGAGCCTGGGACTGTGCCTGCTCGAGCCACGCCCCCAACAGGAAATGTTCGTTGCTGGAAAGAAGGCGATCCAACTCGGGTAACAGATCGTAAAGGAGCACACCACCAGCCGTCAGAAGGTCGGGAAGCTTTTGGGTCTGAGAATGAAATGGGTGACAGAGCATTATTACAGATGAAATAGTAAATATCCAAGGTTTTAAACTGTGAATATTAGCACGCAGATGTGGGGTATGTTGAATAAAACATTTCGTTTTGAGTCTACCTGAAATGCATCACGTATCTCCTTGTAGAATTCGGTCGTGAGGAGCTGAAGGGCCTGCCGCGTTACATCAACTAGATCATATCGGAAGGTTTCCACCGCAACCAACCCAGGCGCTGCCTCGAAGAGCAACTTCCACGCCTTGTACAAGTCAGCTGGTTCATACCAAACGTCCGTCTGCATGCGCAGAGATGGACGATGGACCAGAGGGCTTCGATTGTGATTCTTGTATAGAGGAACAGTGCAGTTGTACACGCCCTGAAACAGCAGTCGCCATGCCAACGCCAAGTTCTCATCCATGCTGCCGTAGCGGCGCAAGGCGTACAGCGATGCCCACTTGGAAAGATTGACTGGTTCTTTGCGCCAGGCCAGCTCGCTCATGAGTTCGTAAACCACCGGGTTCTGCTCGATGCCCTCGGGGGCCAAACCCAACCCCACCAGAGTGGAATTTGGGAAGCGGAGGGCATCAAAGGGGCCGGAGTTAACACGATCCACCGTTCCAAACAAACCACTATTCCCACCGAAATTGTGCAGCATGCACCAAATGAAAGGCTGGCCGTAGAAGGAGTTAGTGGAAGAATAGACAGGCATGGATTCAGCAAAGAGATCCAGGACAATCATTCGTCCCAGGGGAACGCCATGTAACAGGGCCTTGACCTGGTCTGGTTTCCAGAACAAAGGGTCATGGATAAATAGCCAACCCTGCATCAGCCAAATTGCTTGAGGATCCACTGCCAACGACAGAAAGAGACAGACCATGAATCAAAGGAAACACTTACCAGACATGAGACACAATAGACTGCCCCATAATTTACCCGGGTCAGTTGTCGGTTAAAAAAAACAGAGCAACTCAATGTGCCAATTTCTGCCAAACAAAAATAAGCAACTGCAACATCACTTGATGTTCATCACAGGATACATTCAAATTCCCAAAAAATGGATCAGTTACCTGAAGTCATTGTTTTAAAAACTGCCTGGCTAACAGATGCCAGGTAAGTGGGGTCTGAGGAGGCCGGGCTCATTTCATTAAAGGTGTCTGTGTTGTAAATGTGGTCTGTCCCAAACTCCTTAATAACCTGAGATAAGAAAAGAGCTCCGATGTGCTGGAAGAGCGGATCTCGAGGGTCCAGCATGTGAGCGCAGGAGTAGCTACAGTTAAAATGGCTCCAGGGACTCAATTTGGTCACATTTGCTTTGGGAAATAACCTGAAAGACATTTTACAGTTTCTTAAAGCAAGCACAAAAAAATGGGGTAAGAATTGttaaagtgtttaagaaaaatgttcagagatttttttcttatgacattggcagatttttttgcttgttttaaaggattagtccatttaaaaaaaaaacatccagataatttactcaccaccatgtcatcaaaaatgttgatgtctttctttgttcagtcgagaagaaatatatatatatcttttttttgggaataacattccaggatttttctcattttgatggactttggtggaccccaacacttggCAGTTTTGGTGCAGTTTGaagttgcagtttcaaaggattctaaacgatcccaaatgagtcataagggtcttatcttgcgaatcgattgtcatttttggcaagtaacaaaaaagatgcacttttaaaccacaacttctcgtctatctccggtcctgtgacacgccagcgcgaccttacataattgcgtaataacgtcgaaagg contains:
- the coasy gene encoding bifunctional coenzyme A synthase encodes the protein MSMFSTGVLVLTSPLHVLPLRIAPVLTSAAQVVERTLYVHLHPGLNLSTGGQVRPVYIPPVVDLCSLISRLYSNAADICGHLDVRVLLTNIRAQSGMSSAASNGPFPTPQTLSHSPEVVLTDFPIQDPGQSSPVTQCLKRYAGHCYVCTPGLSSVLLQPTLEEVTSEEDDDRGGRKETQLQSFTDVVVGGTFDRLHGAHKTLLNISCLLANRRFVIGVCDQELLKNKVLKELIEPYDHRVHRLREFLNDVKPSLKYEIFPLSDPFGPSISDPELQCIVVSEETRRGGEAVNRKRVENSLAELVLYEIQLLKDAHHADIEEEKISSSSLRTRLLGTLLKPPSPRPDLSPDPYVIGLTGGSGSGKSSIALRLEGLGAARIDCDQLGHEAYLPGTSAYHKVLQEFGSDILNEDKTINRRILGGKVFGNQERLKALTDIVWPEIAQLVKKEILLAKEQGKQVCVVDAAVLLEAGWTHLVHEVWVATVPEEEAVKRIVQRDGVKEEDAVRRLKSQWPNAKLVERANVVLCTLWEPDVTQRQILKAWNLLQQRIQRTKEERRSTENINS
- the naglu gene encoding alpha-N-acetylglucosaminidase, with amino-acid sequence MIHCSRGAILALLCVTMLHCIFGEFHTLAHLRARASDKTQSRAVVDLLRRLLGNRSREFIVSVNRTLSNDSSDVCELRSARNDKIMAVGSTGVAVATGIYNYLKYFCNCHVSWSGDQLNVPRPLPPVTGVLRISTPHRFRYYQNVCTQSYSTVWWDWPRWQREIDWMALNGINLPLAFTGQEALWQEVYLSLGLNQTEIDRFFTGPAFLAWNRMGNLFQWGGTLPQSWHVKQLNLQFKILDRMRAFGMIPVLPAFSGIVPEGISRLFPKANVTKLSPWSHFNCSYSCAHMLDPRDPLFQHIGALFLSQVIKEFGTDHIYNTDTFNEMSPASSDPTYLASVSQAVFKTMTSVDPQAIWLMQGWLFIHDPLFWKPDQVKALLHGVPLGRMIVLDLFAESMPVYSSTNSFYGQPFIWCMLHNFGGNSGLFGTVDRVNSGPFDALRFPNSTLVGLGLAPEGIEQNPVVYELMSELAWRKEPVNLSKWASLYALRRYGSMDENLALAWRLLFQGVYNCTVPLYKNHNRSPLVHRPSLRMQTDVWYEPADLYKAWKLLFEAAPGLVAVETFRYDLVDVTRQALQLLTTEFYKEIRDAFQTQKLPDLLTAGGVLLYDLLPELDRLLSSNEHFLLGAWLEQAQSQALDEHEAQLYDFNARNQITLWGPDGNILDYASKEWGGLVEDYYLQRWALFVNTLVECLDRARPFKQDVFNQAVFQVEKGFVFNQRKYPSKPIGDTFDIAHRIFLKYYPYAMKRLMTTHF